A region of the Motilibacter aurantiacus genome:
AGCAGGTCCTGCCGGCTCACGACGCGGCCGCCGGCGTCCGCGAGCTCGCAGAGCAGCCGGAACTCGGTGGTCGTGAGGTGCACCCGCAGCTCGCCGCGGCGCAGGACGCCCTCCTCCGGGGAGAGCACGAGCTCGTCGGCGCCGTCGATCACGACCACGGGCGGTGGGCCGGCCGGGGCAGGGGCACCGGGGCGGGCCTGCCGGCTCAGCCGGCGGCGGAGGGCGCGCAGCCGTGCGACCACCTCGCGCACCATGAACGGCTTGGGCACGTAGTCGTCCGCCCCCGCCTCGAGCCCCGCGATGACGTCGTCGGTGCCGGTGCGCGCGCTGATCACCACGATCGGGATGTCGCTGAACCCGCGGACCGAGCGGATGCAGGCCAGCCCGTCCATGCCGCCCAGCATGACGTCGACGATCATGAACTCGGTCGGGTCGGTGCGCATCATGCCCACCGCCGCCTCCCCCGTCGCCGCCTCGTGGACGGAGTAGCCCTCGTCCTCGAGCCCCATGCGGAGCACGGCGCGGATGTTGTCGTCGTCCTCGACGACGAGCACGGTGCCGGTCACGGGCCGATTGTCCCAAGCCCGGGCGACCGACGGCACACCGAAGGTGCCGACGTGCGAACGAACGTCGGCACCTTCGGCGAAGAGCGCTTCAACGAACGGTCAGAGGAGGCCGTTCAGCATCGTGCGGGCGAAGCTCTGCAGCTCCGTGCGGGCGCCCGCGGTGATGTCCTCCTGGCCGCGCTTGTAGGTGAACTGCTTGAGGAACTGGCGCAGGTGGTAGATCTCGAGCTTCTGGTTGTCCCGCGCCTCGTCGCGCTGGATCTGCTGCACCCGGTTGCGGACCGACTTCAGCAGCCCGTCGCGCAGGTCGCCGGACGCGGCGTAGCCCTCGACCATCTGGCTGAGGGTGCCCGCCAGCCCGGTGCTCGCCCGGCCCCTGGAGGCCGTCTCGCCGCAGGCGGTCCCGCTCAGCGTGACGCTCGTCGGGTTGCCGCTGACCCCGTTGGCGATGAAGCCGATCGTCAGCTGCTTGCCCGGCTGGATCGTCTGGTTGAAGTGCAGCGGCTTGGCCGTCACGGTCGAGCCGCTCTGCGTCCAGTCCGCGCTCCACAGCTTGGCCACCTGCTGCCCCGAGCCGGAGAAGGTGAACTGGAGCGTCCAGTCGGTGATGGGCGCGGTGCCGGTGTTCCAGAACCGGATTGTCGAGGTGAAGCCGGTGCTGCGGCCCTTCCACGAGCCGTTCAGCGTGTACGTGGCCTTGCACGAGTCCACCGTCGTCGTCGCCGCCGGCTTGTTGCTCGCGGCGTGCGCGGGGGCGGCGAGGCCACCCGCCAGCGCGACCGCCGCCACGCCCGCGAGCGCCACCGGCGCCAGTCGCTGTCGCGAAATCACGTTCGTCACACCTCCCGTTGAATGACGACAGGCTCGTCGCCGGGTCCATTGCTATCGACAGGCGTGCGACGGGGTCCATGACGGCGGCGTGACAAATCAGCGGGCGAAGGGGACACACCGGAGGGTCGTGGAGCATCTCGGCGTCACCCGTTCTGGTTTGCTGGTCCCGTGAGCCGCAGCCCGCGCGTCGTGCTCGCCCCCGACAAGTTCAAGGGCTCGGCGACGGCCGATGAGGTCGCCGCCGCGCTGCGTCGGGGGCTGCTGGCCCGCCTGCCCGGCCTCGACGTGGTGGACGCTCCCGTGGCCGACGGTGGTGACGGCACGCTGGCCGCGGCGCTGCGGGCCGGCTGGGAGCGGGTGCCCGTCACGGTGCCCGGCCCGACGGGCGAGCCGGTCGTCACCGCGTACGCCCGTGCGGGGGGCACCGCGATCGTCGAGCTCGCGGACGCCTGCGGCCTCGCCCGG
Encoded here:
- a CDS encoding response regulator transcription factor, producing MTGTVLVVEDDDNIRAVLRMGLEDEGYSVHEAATGEAAVGMMRTDPTEFMIVDVMLGGMDGLACIRSVRGFSDIPIVVISARTGTDDVIAGLEAGADDYVPKPFMVREVVARLRALRRRLSRQARPGAPAPAGPPPVVVIDGADELVLSPEEGVLRRGELRVHLTTTEFRLLCELADAGGRVVSRQDLLARVWEHGFYGDERLVDVHVRRLRLKIEPVPASPRYVVTERGLGYRLVTA
- a CDS encoding cellulose binding domain-containing protein, which gives rise to MISRQRLAPVALAGVAAVALAGGLAAPAHAASNKPAATTTVDSCKATYTLNGSWKGRSTGFTSTIRFWNTGTAPITDWTLQFTFSGSGQQVAKLWSADWTQSGSTVTAKPLHFNQTIQPGKQLTIGFIANGVSGNPTSVTLSGTACGETASRGRASTGLAGTLSQMVEGYAASGDLRDGLLKSVRNRVQQIQRDEARDNQKLEIYHLRQFLKQFTYKRGQEDITAGARTELQSFARTMLNGLL